The following proteins are co-located in the Eleginops maclovinus isolate JMC-PN-2008 ecotype Puerto Natales chromosome 23, JC_Emac_rtc_rv5, whole genome shotgun sequence genome:
- the sfxn5b gene encoding sideroflexin-5b translates to MAEPAACPAFQLGRPRYEQGSFLGRLRHFVDIIDPSTLFVSETRLKECLKLLDDYKHGALPPGVSDSQLWEAQKIKQAIIHPDTGEKIFMPFRMSGYVPFGTPIVIGLLLPNQTVVSTIIWQWLNQSHNACVNYANRNATKPTPTSKFLQGYVGAVTSAVSIAVGLNVLIQKANRLSPATRMIIQRLVPFPAVASANICNVGLMRHNELSEGIDVLDDNGNVVGSSKIAARHAITETAFTRVVLPMPIFVLPPIIMSYLERLRFLQSNRRLLLPIHSLVCLVTFGLSLPMAISLFPQMSQIEVSCLEPEIAMATDCKMVTYNKGL, encoded by the exons ATGGCGGAACCTGCAGCATGTCCTGCCTTCCAGCTCGGGAGACCGCGATACGAGCAG ggTTCATTCCTGGGTCGGCTGAGACACTTTGTAGACATCATTGACCCCAGCACCCTGTTTGTGTCCGAG ACACGGTTGAAAGAATGCTTGAAACTCCTCGATGACTACAAACATGGCGCGCTTCCACCGGGAGTGTCCGATAGTCAG CTGTGGGAAGCCCAGAAGATCAAGCAG GCTATCATTCATCCAGACACAGGGGAGAAGATCTTCATGCCATTTCGAATGTCAG GTTATGTGCCATTTGGAACACCAATT GTCATTGGCCTTCTTCTCCCAAATCAGACTGTGGTGTCTACCATTATATGGCAG TGGCTGAACCAGAGTCATAATGCCTGTGTGAACTATGCAAACCGCAACGCCACAAAG CCTACGCCAACATCCAAGTTTCTTCAAGGCTATGTAGGAGCTGTGACCAGTGCTGTTTCTATTGCA GTGGGTCTCAATGTGCTGATTCAGAAAGCCAACAGGCTGAGTCCTGCTACCAGGATGATCATTCAGAGACTGGTCCCCTTCCCAGCAGTAG CTAGTGCAAACATCTGTAATGTGGGCCTGATGAGACACAACGAACTGTCTGAAGGCATTGATGTGTTGGACGACAACGGCAATGTGGTGGGATCCTCCAAAATTGCTGCAAGACat GCGATCACGGAGACCGCCTTCACACGTGTGGTCCTCCCGATGCCGATCTTCGTCCTGCCCCCCATCATCATGTCCTACCTAGAGAG GCTGCGATTCCTGCAGAGCAACCGCAGATTGTTGCTGCCTATCCACAGCCTCGTGTGCCTGGTTACCTTCGGCCTCTCGCTGCCTATGGCAATCAGCCTGTTCCCCCAGATGTCTCAG ATTGAAGTGTCTTGCCTGGAGCCGGAGATCGCTATGGCAACAGATTGCAAGATGGTGACCTACAACAAGGGTCTATGA